A single window of Archangium gephyra DNA harbors:
- a CDS encoding vWA domain-containing protein, with product MSFGFPWGLLALGALVPLVAAYFLRRKQKPVVVSALFLWRTPRPRAEAGPRFERFTREASLLLEALAVVAAALFLADVRLGEDARTRHLVLVVDGSLSLSARGADGRPVLEKVRAEAARRVEEEKATSVTVLASGTVPRVLAGPEAEPSRALAALESFRALGADHDVAPTLLWAQELAGPGRRVHFLTDAPPAEGVAVPAAVRWTALGAPRDNVALVSTWRRDEGSTATVTLRVARFGTGPEETEVRAVARPGPGAKEGTERRERVRLPEEGAATLRFTFENAGDVEVSLPPDALPEDGEARLPPAPERRVRVALAEGLDAQARSALERFLAVSPGVEQGPGEGALVVGPRGSDARVTVGAGGAVRTFVGPFFAEKGHPLLDDVQLGGVRWAAGAEPPPGRALMTAGTVVLLSEAEGQVHLNVDLSRSNVQRTPAWPVLLGNLLREVRRSQEGFPRRQLSLGESLAVVTRPGSRYTLEGPEGTRPLFGAGALSLPPPAVPGRYTLERDGEPVDAVEVLPLDARESDLRGRGEGDRPAQAAGSDEAGGAAPGRARWPLLVLLAALLADFHLTRRTEVK from the coding sequence ATGAGTTTCGGCTTCCCCTGGGGACTGCTGGCGCTGGGAGCGCTCGTACCGCTGGTGGCGGCATACTTCCTGCGGCGCAAGCAGAAGCCGGTGGTGGTGAGCGCCCTCTTCCTCTGGCGCACGCCCCGCCCCCGCGCCGAGGCCGGCCCCCGCTTCGAGCGCTTCACCCGCGAGGCCTCGCTGCTGCTGGAGGCGCTGGCGGTGGTGGCCGCGGCCCTCTTCCTCGCGGACGTGCGCCTGGGCGAGGACGCCCGGACGCGGCACCTGGTGCTGGTGGTGGACGGCAGCCTCTCCCTGTCGGCGCGCGGTGCGGACGGACGCCCCGTGCTGGAGAAGGTGCGCGCGGAGGCGGCCCGGCGCGTGGAGGAGGAGAAGGCCACGAGCGTGACGGTGCTGGCCAGTGGCACCGTGCCGCGCGTGCTGGCGGGGCCGGAGGCGGAGCCTTCGCGCGCACTGGCCGCGCTGGAGTCCTTCCGGGCGCTGGGGGCGGACCATGACGTGGCGCCCACGCTGCTGTGGGCCCAGGAGCTGGCGGGCCCGGGACGGCGCGTGCACTTCCTCACCGATGCTCCGCCCGCGGAAGGCGTGGCCGTGCCCGCGGCGGTGCGGTGGACGGCGCTGGGGGCGCCTCGGGACAACGTGGCGCTGGTGTCCACGTGGCGCAGGGACGAGGGCTCCACGGCCACGGTGACGCTGCGGGTGGCGCGCTTCGGCACGGGGCCCGAGGAGACGGAGGTGCGCGCGGTGGCGCGGCCCGGCCCCGGTGCGAAGGAGGGCACCGAGCGGCGCGAGCGGGTGCGGCTGCCCGAGGAGGGCGCGGCCACGCTGCGCTTCACCTTCGAGAACGCGGGAGACGTGGAGGTGTCCCTGCCTCCGGACGCACTGCCCGAGGACGGCGAGGCCCGCCTGCCGCCCGCCCCGGAGCGCCGGGTGCGCGTGGCGCTGGCCGAGGGACTGGACGCGCAGGCGCGCTCGGCGCTGGAGCGCTTCCTCGCGGTGTCGCCGGGTGTGGAGCAGGGGCCCGGTGAGGGGGCGCTCGTGGTGGGCCCCCGGGGCTCGGACGCGCGGGTGACGGTGGGCGCGGGCGGTGCCGTGCGCACCTTCGTGGGCCCCTTCTTCGCGGAGAAGGGCCACCCGCTGCTGGATGACGTGCAGCTGGGTGGCGTGCGCTGGGCGGCCGGCGCCGAGCCTCCTCCGGGCCGGGCGCTGATGACGGCGGGCACGGTGGTGCTGCTCTCCGAGGCCGAGGGGCAGGTGCACCTCAACGTGGACCTGTCACGCTCCAACGTGCAGCGCACGCCCGCGTGGCCGGTGCTGCTGGGCAACCTGTTGCGCGAGGTGCGGCGCTCGCAGGAGGGCTTCCCCCGGCGGCAGCTCTCGCTCGGCGAGTCCCTGGCGGTGGTGACGCGCCCGGGCTCGCGCTACACGCTGGAGGGTCCGGAGGGAACGCGGCCCCTCTTCGGCGCGGGAGCGTTGAGCCTGCCGCCTCCCGCGGTGCCCGGCCGCTACACGTTGGAGCGGGACGGCGAGCCGGTGGACGCGGTGGAGGTGCTGCCGCTGGATGCGCGCGAGTCGGACCTGCGCGGGCGCGGCGAGGGCGACAGACCCGCGCAGGCGGCGGGGAGTGACGAGGCGGGAGGCGCCGCTCCTGGACGGGCGCGCTGGCCGCTGCTGGTCCTGCTGGCGGCGCTGCTCGCGGACTTCCACCTCACGCGGCGCACCGAGGTGAAGTGA